A genomic segment from Triticum dicoccoides isolate Atlit2015 ecotype Zavitan chromosome 1A, WEW_v2.0, whole genome shotgun sequence encodes:
- the LOC119348774 gene encoding glucan endo-1,3-beta-glucosidase 13-like, whose amino-acid sequence MSRLLLILLGAALPILFFTPSEGGEVGVCYGRVATDLPDPASVVQLLKKNGITMVRIYDTDPTVLRSLANTNIKVTVELTNEELPLAAADQNNFALQWVQSNVKAYYPATLINGVTVGNEVFKEASQLNSQLVPAMKNVQAALAKLGMADAVKVTTPIAFDALNPSFPPSAGTFRDDIALSVMSPMVDFLQQTGSYLMVNFYPYLAYLATPGMSIDYLLFRPNNGVLDTGSGQTYFSLFDAQLDAVYYAMEKLPSSSMHVGGMRKLTAGGGTPEVHHGEEGHPNKGHGGVGTPQNAQDFMAGLTHQVLQGNSGTAAANGHRPLTASAVRGTPHRPNADLNVYIFALFNENNKPEDDQDFGLFYPNQQPVYPNPIDFVHGGTSGGPLQPSYCVANAAVGDAALQAALDFACDNRDGNRADCSAIQPGQPCFEPDTKLAHASYAFNDYYQKNGRVKSACDFSGAGTIVNQAPSGACDPSPSWCVVNAAVGDTRLQAALDYACGPGAANCTDIQPGARCFDPDTKVAHASFAFNSYYQLRGRATGTCDFAGAGIIVQQAPKIGNCVLPSTAMR is encoded by the exons ATGAGCCGTCTCCTCCTCATCCTTCTCGGCGCTGCattgccgatcctcttcttcactccTTCAG AGGGTGGCGAGGTGGGAGTGTGCTACGGGAGGGTGGCCACTGACCTGCCGGACCCGGCGTCCGTGGTGCAACTGCTCAAGAAAAACGGCATCACCATGGTGAGGATCTACGACACCGACCCGACGGTGCTGCGCTCGCTGGCCAACACCAACATCAAGGTGACGGTGGAGCTGACCAACGAGGAGCTGCCGCTCGCGGCGGCCGACCAAAACAATTTCGCGCTCCAGTGGGTGCAGAGCAACGTGAAGGCCTACTACCCGGCCACGCTCATCAATGGCGTGACGGTCGGGAACGAGGTGTTCAAAGAGGCTAGCCAACTAAACTCTCAGCTCGTCCCGGCCATGAAGAACGTGCAGGCGGCGTTGGCTAAACTGGGCATGGCGGACGCCGTCAAGGTGACAACGCCCATCGCGTTCGACGCGCTCAATCCGTCGTTCCCGCCGTCCGCGGGCACGTTCCGGGACGACATCGCGCTGTCGGTGATGAGCCCCATGGTCGACTTCTTGCAACAGACCGGGTCGTACCTCATGGTGAACTTCTATCCGTACCTCGCGTACCTGGCTACCCCAGGCATGTCCATTGACTACCTCTTGTTCCGCCCCAATAATGGCGTGCTTGACACTGGTAGCGGACAAACGTACTTCAGCCTCTTTGACGCCCAGCTGGACGCAGTCTACTATGCGATGGAGAAGCTTCCGTCCTCCAGCATGCACGTTGGGGGGATGAGGAAGCTCACGGCAGGAGGCGGAACCCCAGAGGTACACCATGGGGAGGAAGGACACCCAAACAAAGGCCACGGTGGAGTAGGAACCCCACAAAACGCCCAAGATTTCATGGCTGGTCTCACACACCAAGTGCTGCAGGGTAACTCTGGCACCGCGGCCGCAAATGGACACCGCCCGCTCACCGCCAGCGCCGTCCGCGGCACCCCGCACCGTCCCAACGCCGATCTCAACGTGTACATCTTCGCCCTCTTCAACGAGAACAACAAGCCCGAAGATGACCAGGACTTCGGGCTGTTCTACCCGAACCAGCAACCGGTGTACCCGAACCCGATCGACTTCGTTCATGGCGGCACCAGCGGCGGGCCCTTACAGCCAAGCTATTGCGTGGCGAACGCGGCGGTTGGGGATGCGGCATTGCAGGCGGCGCTGGACTTTGCGTGCGACAACAGGGATGGCAACAGGGCGGACTGCAGTGCCATCCAGCCAGGCCAGCCCTGCTTCGAGCCCGACACCAAGCTCGCGCACGCGTCCTACGCCTTCAACGACTATTACCAGAAGAACGGCCGGGTTAAAAGTGCATGCGACTTCAGCGGCGCCGGCACCATTGTCAACCAGGCACCATCAGGTGCGTGCGACCCGAGCCCGAGCTGGTGCGTGGTGAACGCGGCGGTGGGCGACACGCGGCTGCAGGCGGCCCTAGACTACGCCTGCGGCCCCGGTGCCGCGAACTGCACAGACATTCAGCCCGGAGCACGGTGCTTCGACCCCGACACCAAGGTCGCGCATGCGTCCTTCGCGTTCAACAGCTATTACCAGCTGCGTGGCAGGGCCACCGGAACGTGCGACTTCGCCGGCGCCGGTATTATTGTCCAGCAGGCACCAA AGATCGGCAACTGCGTGCTGCCGTCAACGGCCATGAGGTGA